The genomic region GGTCTCCACCAGGTTCCCGGCCCTGGGTGGAAGCTGCTGGTCGGGGCTGCGCAGCATCACCACCAGCCGCCGTACGGCGCTGAGTGCCTCGGCCCCGGCCCGCTCGATCTCTCCGAGCAACTCCCGCTCCTGCCCGTCGGCGAGCACGACCTGGGCCGCCTGGGTGCGCACCACAACCCCCGTGATGTGGTGGGCGACCAGGTCGTGCAGCTCCCGGGCCAGCGCGAGCCGTTCCCGGTTCCGCGCCGCGATCTGGGCGGCCTCGCGGCGGGCGTCGGCGTCGCGCAGGATCAGTCCGACCGCCACGCCGACACCCCACAGCAGTGCCCACAGGACGGCGACGGTGAGGTTGACCGAGACGAAGCCGTGCCGCAGGACGGGCGCGATGACGACGATCAAGCCGCCGGCCACCGCGATCCCGCCGGCTTGCCGCGGCCGCAGCTGGTGACAGCTCGCTCCGATCAGCAGGATCAAAGCGAGCGTCTCGGTGTCACCGGCGAGCCGTCCGCCCGGCTTGGCGAGAAAGCCAATCAGGCTGCACACCAGCGAGAGGACGATGGCGGCCGTCGCCAGCTGCGCGAGCATGCCCGGCCGCCAGCGCCGGAGTACCGCGAGCACGCCGATCGCCGCGCCCGCGCCGAAGTACAGGATCTCCCCCGCCGGCGGCGAGTCCTCCAGCACCAGGCGTCGGACGACCTGCTCGATGTTCAGGCCGAGCAGGACGACGACTTCGGCGATGAACAGGCCCCGGCGCAACGGCCTGTTGGTGGCGAGGATCACCGAGTCGTCGTCCTTCCGTACTGGGAGTCTGGCGCCCAGGGGATTCGGCGTCAGCGGGGTTCTGCGTCGGCTGTGCAGTGGTAGCTGTGTGTGGGGCGTTGGCCGGTGGTGAGGAAGGTGGTGACGGCGTGTTTGGCGCACTGGTTCTTGCCGGCAGGGTAGACGCCGTGGCCGCCTTGGTCGGCGGTGACCATGGTGGCACGGTGGCCGAAGGCCCGCAGGAGTTTGTGGGCGCCGGCCAGTGGGGTGGCGGGGTCGCGGAGGTTTTGCACCAGCAGCACGTTCGCGGGACCTTGGTCGGTGATGCGGACCGGGGGTTGGGTGGGTTCGGGCCAGAACGCGCAGGGCTGGATGTTGGCGCCGGCCGCGCCGAACAGGGGGTAGCGGATCCGGTCGATGGCGACGTTGCGCTGGTAGGTGTGGACCGAGCGTGGCCAGCGGGAGTCGTTGCAGATGATGTAGTAGCGGGCCGAGATCAGGTTGTCCGCGTCCTGGCCGGCGGTGGTGGCGGTGGTGGTGCCGGCGGGGACCGGTGGTTCCTGGCCGGCGTTCACGGCGCGCCAGATGCCGGCCAGGGTGGGGAACTGCTGCCCGCCGTACATGAAGACGAACGTCAGCAGCCGGAAGGTGGAGCCGTCGATGGTCTGGAGCGGTTTGGTGTCCAGGCGCGCGGCGAGTTGGAAGTATTTCGCGGTGACCTGGGCCGGTGTGCGGCCCAGGCCGTACTCGCGGTGGTTGGCTGCGGCGTACTTGGCGAAGTCGGGGAACCGGTCGGCGAAACCGCGCGCGAACAGGCGGTCGTTGGGGTAGTCCCAGCCGTCGGGGCCGACGTTGCTGTCGAGCACGATCCGGTCGCTGCGGTGCGGGAACAGCGTGGTGTAGACCGCGCCGAGGTGGGTGCCCCAGGAAGCACCGGCGAAGGAGATCTTCGCCTCTCCCAGCGCGACCCGGATCCGATCCATGTCGCGGGCGGTGTTCGCGGTGCTGGTGTGGGGCAGCATCCAGGCCGTCTTCGACGCAGCGCACTGCTGGGCGATCTGCTTGACCTGCGCGGCCCGCTTGGTGACGTCGGCCGCGTGGCGCGCGTACGGCGGAACGTTGCCCGCGGCCTGCTGCTCCACGCTCAGGTCACAGGTCACCGGCGTACTGCGGCCCATGCCACGCGGGTCCATCCCGATCACGTCGTAGCTGTCGCGCACACTCTGCGGCAGACCCATCGCGACCAGAAACGCCGGATAGTTCTGCCCCGGAGACGGCCCACCAGGATTGGTCAGCAACACCCCCCGCCGCTTCTCGGGCTTGGTGCTGGCCAACCGCGACACGGCGATGTCGATCATCCGGCCATCAGGCTTACGGTAATCCAACGGCACCTTCACCGTGCCGCACTGCATCCCCTCCGGAAGCGGCACCGGAGAAATCTCCACCGGACACTTACTCCACTGGATACCACCCGACGGTGATGCTTGCGACGCTGCGGCGCCGATCTTGGAGACTCCCGGGACCAGGGCGGTCACCACCGCGGCAATGGCAACCGTCAGCGGAATGGCTGTGCGTCTCATGTTTCCCTCCGAAAGGCGCTGTGAACGCCGCCAGTCTTCGGGAGTCACTCGTGGCAGACACCCACCCGCAGACCATTTCGCCCGGCCGAAAGTACTAGACGGCCGCGAAGCGGGCTGCGGCTGGTAGCGCTGAGCCGATCGTCAGGTCCAGTAGAGCGAGCGGGCTGCTGGGAGATGATCTGCCAGCGCGATGTCGAACCAGGTGCGCAGCTCACGCATCTCAGCTGCTGTGTACACGTACTTGACGGCGCCGAACTTGCCGAACTTGCGGCTGCGACGCTCAGGGTCCATCTCCAGCTTGGTGCGCGGGTACCAGGACTCCAGCACCTCCTTGCTGCCCGGCGTGAAGCGGTGGGTGATGCACTCGACGGTGAGGTCGGCGTCGGCGGGCAGCGCTGCAGCCGCCGACTCGAGCAGCGCGGTGTACTGCTCGCGCCAGCCCTCCACCGGCATGATCGGAGCAATCGTCAGCCCCACCGGGTAGCCGGCGCGGGCCAGCGCACCCAGTCCCGCGAGGCGGACAGCGACCGGATCGGTGCCGCCCTCGAACCGGCCCGCGACGCTGTCGGCGTTGACCGAGGCACGGATGCGGGTGCGGCCGCCGTGCGGAAGGTCGAGCAGGCCGTCGACGGCGCCGTACTTGGTCGTCGCCCGCAGCTGCACCGGCCCGGGAAACGCGTGGGTGCCGACGTGCGTAATGGCCGCGGCGAGGCTGCCCGTCACCGGCTCGATACCGAGCGGATCGGTGTAGCAGGACGCCTCGTACGTCGTGCCCTCGCCGGCCCGCGCGGTACGGGTGGAGGTGACGGTGCCGCGCCCGACATAGGCGTCCATGCCGGCGAGAATGTCGTCGAGATCGGCGTACACGCGGGTGATCGGCGGCCCGCTGAGCGACCCTGCCAGGTAGCAGTACTGGCAGTGGGCGGGGCAGCCGCGGGCCAGGTCGAGTCGCCAGTCGGCGCTGGGCGCAATCGGCTGCAGTTTGCGTGCCGAGGGCGGACTGACCACGACGGCGAGCGTGGCCTTGGCCCGGGCGTAGGCTGCGCGCTCGTCCTCGCCGCCGAGCCCGCTGATGCGGTCCGAGCGCAGCAACGTGATGTCGGTGACGCCGGCGGCCTCGACCCGGGCGAGCACCTCGCGGGTGTGCGCGCGCTCGCCGGCCGAGCGCGTGACGAGCACGTGCTTGGGAGTCCACAGCTTCGGGCGGCGGGTGAACCGGAGATGTCCATTACCTTGTACAACACCGGGCCGAGCCTCGGGATGCCGTTCTGCGGTCTGCTGCGGGCGTGACCCGCGCCACCCCGGTGAGCGCCGATCCCGAAGGGCTCCCGACGTCAGCCTGACCGTGAGGATGGGCCGAGATAGGTCGCGCTCGGAGCTCCGGTATGGGCAGAGCGTTCGACCACGGCATCGACGGCGTAGACCTGCTGGATCAGAGTCGCGGTCAAGACCTCCGCCGGAGCTCCAGTGGCGACCACCCGGCCCTGGGCGAGCACCGCGAGTCGATCGCAGAACCGCGCGGCCAGGTTGAGGTCGTGCAGCGCTGTCACGACCGTGAGCCCGAGGCCGCGCAGGAGGGTGAGCGTCTCGAGTTGGTAGCGGATGTCGAGGTGGTTCGTCGGCTCGTCGAGCACGATGGTTTCCGGCTCCTGGGCCAAGGCCCGGGCGAGCTGGGCGCGCTGCCGTTCGCCGCCGGACAGGGTTTGCCACGAACGGTCGCGGTAGGCACTCATTCCGGTCACCGCGAGGGCGTAGTCGATCGCGGCGTGGTCGGCCCGGCCGAGTGGGGCGAAGGTACCGCGGTACGGCGTACGGCCGAGCGCGACGGTCTCGTCCACCGTGATGTCGGAGTGGACCTCCGGCGACTGCTCGACGATCGCCAGTCGCCGTGCGACGGTACGCCGGGCGGCGCCCCGCAGCGGCTGTCCGCCGAGCAGGACGGTCCCCCGGTCCGGGCGCCGAAGGCCGGCCAGGATGCGAAGCAGCGAGGTTTTGCCCGCACCGTTGGGACCGAGCACACCGAGCACCTCCCCCGCGCGCGCTTCGAGGTCCACTCCGTCGAGGATGCGGACACCGCCGGCCGTCCAGTCGATGCCGGAGGCAACCACGGCGGTCACTGCCGGGCCGCCTTGCGCAGCACGAGCGCGAACACCGGCGCGCCGATCAGCGCGGTGATCACCCCGACCGGGACCTCCCGCGGCGAGAACGCTGTCCGGGCAAACGCGTCGACCCAGATCAGGAAGATCGCCCCGCCGAGACCCGTCAGCGGCAGCAGCAACCGATGTGTGCCCCCGGCAAGCAACCGCGCGATGTGCGGCACCAGCAGCCCGATGAAGCCGATCGCGCCGGAGGCCGCCACGGCCGCCGCGGTCATCACGGCGGTGAGCACCATCAGCACGACCCTGACCTTGGTGACGTCGATCCCCAGCGAGGCAGCGGTGTCCCAGCCGAAAACGAACGCGTCCAGCGCGGGAGCGAAGAACAGGCAGCACAGGGCGCCGGCCACGATGACCACGGCAGCGACCGTCAGCGAGGGCCATCGCGCACCGCCGAGCGAACCGAGCAACCAGTACGTGAAGGCCCGCGTGGCGTCCGCGTCACCGTCGAGCATCAGCACCAGCGAGGTGAGCGCCGAGAAGAACTGCGACACCAGTACGCCGGTCAGCACCACCCGCGCGGGGTTGGACACCCGTCCACCACCGATGAGCAGCAGCACGATCGCGAACGCCGCCAAGGCGCCGGCGAAAGCCCCCGTCGACAGCGTGACGGCGCCGGATCCGAGGCCCAGGATCATCACCGACACCGCGCCCGTCGAGGCCCCTGAGCTGACCCCGAGCAGGTACGGCTCGGCGAGCGGATTGCGGGTGATCGACTGCAACACCGCGCCGCAGACCGACAAGCCCAGTCCGATCACGCCCGCGAGCAGCACGCGGGGCAGCCGCGACTCCCAGATCAGCGCGTCGATCAGCGGAGACGGCGCCGGAACGGGTGCCAGGTCGCCGAGCCGGAGATGACGCAGGATGATGCCCAGGACGTCGGCAGCGCCGATGTTCGCCGTACCGACGAACGCCGCCACCACAATCGAGACCAGCAGTGCGCCGCCGAACGAACCGATGAGCAAGGTCGAGCGCATCCGGCCGGCAAATCCCCGCCGGCCGGCCACCGGCTCCGGGTCGACGGTGTCGGCCGAGGGCGCCTTCAGGAGCTTGGTCATCGCCGCGCGAACACCACGACGTCGTCGTAGTGCCGCCAAATGGTCCCTGTCTCGCCGAACCCCGCGGCTCCGAGCGCCTGCAGGTGCAGCCCGAGCGGCGCATGCGGAGTAGGCGGCCGGTCCGCGAACCTGCGTTCGCGCTCGGCCAGCCGCTGCCCGAGCTCGGGGATCTCCACGGCGTCGGTCCACCACTCGTCCCAGGTCTGCGCTCCCCCGTCGTGCGCCAAGCGCTGAGTCTGCTCGTCATCCAGGGCGGCCAGTTCGGTGAGGAACGGCTGGGACCGCGGGTCGTAGCGCAGGTGATCGGCGTTCATGAACACGCCGTCCGTCGGCAGCAGCTCCCCGAGAGTCGCGTAGACGGCGACGAGCTCAGCCGGCTTCAGCCAGTGCAGAGCGGTCGACGACACGGCAGCGTGCACCGGGCCGGCCGGCAACTGCCTCACCCAAGCTGCTCCGGCGAGGTCCGCGTCGACCGCGGTGAAGCGGTCGCCGTACCGGCCGGTGAGCCAGGTCTCGGCGAGCGCGAGCAGGACAGGGTCGTAGTCGAGGCCGATCACGCGAGCCCCGGAGAAGCGCTCCAGGATCCGCCCGGCGAGACTTCCCGGACCGCACGCCAGGTCGAGCACGGTCAGCCCCGCGCCGTCGGCGGTGAACTCGTCCGACCCGGCACAGAGCTGCGCCAGCACGTCCCCCATGATCGCGAAGCGCTGCTCGCGGTGGTTGATGTAGGCGGCCTGCTGGTCGTCCCAGCGCTGGATGAGCCGCTCGATCGGCTTCGGCGTCCCGGTCATCGCGGCGCGCCCAGCCGCACGAGTCCCTGCGCGACCGCGGAGATCGCCTCGACACTGTGGATCGAGGGATCCATCGCCTGCCCTGGTACGACGATGAAGCGGTCGTTGCGAACGGCGTCCATCTTGTTCGTCAACGGGTCGCGCTTGAGGAACGCGATCTTCTCCTTGGCCGTGTCGCCCGGGTACCCACGGGTCAGGTCCGCCAGCACGATCGCGTCCGGTTTCCGCGCCGCGATCTCGTCCCAGCTGACCTCGGGCCACTTGGTCGAGGCATCGTCGAACAGGTTCTCGGCTCCGAGCATCTCCGTCACCGTCTGCGGCAGACCGCCCGGGCCTGCCACCGACGGCGTGGCCGACGACGCCGCGGTCGAGTAGAACCACACCAGCTTGGGCTTACCGGCGACCTTCTGCGCGAGTTCCTGGCCCTGGTCCACGACCGCCTGCTGATCGGCGACCAGCTTCTCCCCCGCCTCCCGGACACCGAAGATCCGGGCGATCGCCCGGATCTCGTCGAACAGCATCTCGAACTTCGCACCGCCCGCCACGGACGCGTGGTAGGTGCAGTCGAACTCGGTCAGGTACGTCGGCACCCCGAGCTTGTGCAGCTCGGCCCGCTCGCCGGCGTTCTGCGCGGTCAAGAACGAGGCGAACGACGAGTAGACAAAGTCCGGCTGCGCCTCGAGCAGCGTCTCGTGCTTGAGCAAACCCTTGCTGAGCAGCGGAACCTTCCGGTACGCCGCCGCGATGTCGGCCGGCACCGGATCGGTCTCGTACGCCGTACCGGCCAGCCGGTCGCCGAGCCCCAGCCGGATCATGATCTCCGTCGCGGACTGGTTGAGCGACACCGCCCGAGTGGGCGCGCGCGGCACGGTCACCTTCGACCCACAGTTGTCGTAGCTGAGCGGGTAGGCGTCCGTCCCGTCCTGCGCGCCGGCCGCCTCGACGGTGGCGGGGGCCTCGGTGCCACCGCACCCCGCGACGGCGAGTAGCGCAGCAGTCACTACGCTAATGATAGTCGTTTTCATTTTCACGACCGGAGCTTAACCGGTCATCCCGGCACCTGGTCAAGGTCGCGTGACGGACCGCACGGCGACGACGCGGAGCCCGTCTGGCCGTTAGCTGTCAGGGGCGCCTCGGTGCGCAACTGCTGGGCAGAATGCTTCCGATGAGGCGGTTCGAATGATCGACTGGCGGCAGGCTCTGCCCGCGGCGCTGACGAGCTTGCTCGCGCTCGTGGGCGGCATCGTGCTGCTCGCCCACCCCTCCGACTTCGCCGCGGATCCGGTCATCCGGCTGCTCGTCATTGGGTTCATGGCCCTCTGCGCTTCGCTCTTGGTTCTGTTCGGCCTTCGGGTGCTGGGCGCATCGGACCGAGCAGTTCGCGGGGTGATCCCGGCCGGAACTCTGACCATGCTCGCCTGCCTGGTGGCCGCGCTCCACCTGAAGGGCCAGCTCTGGGGAAGCCTGATCGTCATCGTTGCCGAGCTCATCGGCCTCGTCGCCGTCGGCACCGTATGGACCCTGCTCCACCGCCGCCGAAGGCGCCGCAAACCGTCTGAAAGCGGTACCGGCCGCGAATGACGGCGCAGCGTCCGCGCGGACCGAGTGGCGGAACCCGCTCCAGATCGGCGACCTCCCGCGCACGCTGCCTTGCTGTCAGCTTGAGGACAACCCGGCCGTCGACGCGCGCGATCCCCGTACGTTGGCCGGGTGCGGACTCCTCTGGTGACATCGCTCATCTCAACGCTCATCCTGGCGGTGAGCGCATGCTCGGCTGAAAAGGGCTCAGCAGAGCAACCACCCCCGCCCGAACCGACGCAGACGCCGACGCCGACGCCGCTACCGAAACGCGAACTGGTCGTCTGGGCCGACACGATGTGCTCGGCGGTCGCGCGACTCGACAACGAACGCGCTGCACTGACGACGATGAACGCAGAGCTGAAGGAGCCGAACTTCGGGTCGATGGCGGCCTACTCCTACCTCAGCGGCAAGGCATCCGCGATCGAATCGCTCGTCGGCACCCTGGCCGAACTGAAGCCCAGCAGCAACGCCGCGGCGGACAAGCTCGCCGCGGAGTACCGACGCAAACTGGCGGCGATCAGCCCGCAGGTCACCTCCCTGGCCGGCGCTTTCGGCGACAGCTACAACCTGCCACTCGCCGAGCAGGTCCGCCGAGCCCGGCAGGTCGGTGCCTTGATCGCGACCGTCAAGCCGACCGGGCCCGACCTCCCCACGCTGATCAAGACCGATCCGGCCCTCGCCGTCGCGTACCACCTCGCGCCTAGCTGCACGCCGCTGTCCCCGTCGCCCTCGACCAGCAGCACCGCACCGACTACACCGCCGACCACTCCGCTACCGCTCGCAGCCGACGGCGAGAACTACCAGGCCTGCACCGACGGCAACTGCGAGGTACTGGTGAAACAGTCCGCCAGATTCGCAGTCAAGGGCAAGCTCCTCACGGTCACGGTGACCAACGGCGAGGTGAACGTGAGCAACCGAGAAGCGGACGGATCGGGCTTCACCACGGGCCTGACCGAGCAAGGTGGCAGCAAGTGGGGCTCAGCCGGCTCGATGACCGAGGGGAAGGTCAGCGGCCGCAACGCAACCGCGGCCGTACTTCGCTTCACCTCCGGACCATAGGAGTGCACCATAGACACCCAACCCCGCCTCGCCCGCGGTTGCCCGGGTGTCGGCTGCCGTCGCGGGCGTAGTACCGGCCGAAAGTACGGTCGCCGACCGCGGCGACCGTGCTTTGGGTTGGTGCTGCGCCCGCGGTGGAATTCCAGGATGAGAGCATGCCCAACGCAGACTCTCCTCCGGTGTTCCGTGCCCGGGGCTTGACCAAAAAGTACGGCCGTCGCGGCAAGCTCGCCCTCGACGGCGTCGACCTGAGCATCCCTCCCGGCCGGGTGATCGGCCTGGTCGGCCCGAACGGCGCCGGCAAGTCGACACTGCTGCATCTCGCCTGTGGCCTGATCGAACCGACCGCCGGCTCGTTGACCGTGCTGGGTTCGACGCCGGCGGCGAACGCTTCGCACCTGGCGCGCGTCGGCTTTGTCGCGCAGAACACGCCGGTCTACGGCTCGTTCACCGTGGCCGAGCATCTGGCGCTCGGCCAGAAGCTGAACCCAGCCTGGGATTCCGCCCTCGCCCAACGGCGGATCCGCCAGGTGGGACTGAACCCCAGCCAGAAGGCGGGCCATCTCTCCGGTGGTCAGCGAGCGCAACTCGCGTTGACGATCGCGGCGGCCAAGCGGCCCGAGCTGCTGATCTTCGACGAGCCCGCGGCAGCGCTGGATCCGCTCGCCCGTCAGGGGTTTCTGCAGAACCTGATGGAGTTCGTGCGCGAACTCGGCGCCAGCGCGGTCCTGTCCTCGCACCTGCTCGGCGACATCGAGCAGGTCTGCGACTACCTCATCGTGCTGTGCGACTCGCAGGTGCAGCTGGCCGGTGACACTCGTGACCTGCTGGCCGGCCACGCCCGACTGGTGGCGCCTCGCGCCGACTTCGACCGGCTGCCCCCGAGCGTCGAGGTGATCTCGGTCGAGCACAGCGCCGACCACAGCAGCGCGATCGTCCGCACCGGCCTCACATCCGGCCCGCTGCACCCGGTGTCGCTCGAAGAACTCGTCCTCGCCTACATGACCCGGGCTGCCGCCGGGGTCGAGGCCGCGAACTGGGAGGTCGCGCGATGATCTGGCTGACCCTGCGGCAGTTCCGCATCCAGGCCCTCGTCGGCGCCGGCGCGCTGGCCGTCGTCACGGCGTACCTCCTGTACTACGGCGGCGAGATCCGCGACGGGTACGACGTCTACCGAGCCAGTTGCCGCAGCGTGGCCGACTGCGCCCAGGCGACGAGTCAGTTCCGCAGCGCTCACCAGAACACCCTGTTGTTCCTCGCGACCGGGCTTGCCCTGGTTCCGGCCGTGATCGGAGCGTTCTGGGGCGCACCGATGATCGCCCGGGAACTCGAGAACGGCACGCACCGGCTGGTGTGGAACCAGAGCGTCACCCGTCGGCGCTGGCTTCTCACCAAGCTCTTGCTGGTCGGTACGGCGGCCCTCGTGCTCACCGGTGGCTGCGCCGCTGCGCTGACCTGGGCGGCCCAGCCGTTCGACGAGGTCGTCCAGGACGACTTCCAGGCGTTCGTCTTCGGCGCGCGCAACATCGCGCCGATCGGCTACGCCGCGCTGGCTTTCACGTTCGGCACGGTCGTCGGACTCGTCCTGCGCCGGACGCTGCCCGCGATGGCCGTGACGCTCGTCGTCTTCATCGCCTTCCAGTTCTTCTTCCCTACCGTGATCCGGCCCGGTCTGCTGCCGGCCGACAAGATCACGCTGCCGATCACGGCCGCAGCCGTCAACCAGGCGCAGAGCCTGGGCAGCATCGGCGGGGGCTCCGTCGTCAACGGCCTGAAGATCCCGGGCGCGCCGGACGCGTGGATCGCCGAGACCAGCCCGATGCGCACCGCGGACGGCAAGGATCTCGACGGGACCCGGTTCAACAAGTGTCTCGACAGCCCGCCCAAGACGGGCGCGAGCGGCACGTTCGGCGACGCGGCGGTATGCCTGGCCAAGCTCGGCCTTCACGTCGATGTGCGCTATCACCCGCGCAGCCGCTACTGGCCGCTGCAGTGGCTGGAGACCGGGACCTACCTGGTGATCAGCGGACTGCTCACTGCGTTCGGCCTGTGGCGGATCCGTCGCCGGGCGAGCTGACCAGGTGGTTCTCCCAGGCCCAGACCGCGATCTCGGTCCGGTTGCGCACCCCGAGCTTGGCCTGGATCGCCGCCAGGTGACTCTTGACGGTACTGAGTGAGATGAACAGTTCGGCGGCGATCTCCTGGTTGGTGCGGCCTCGCGCGATCGCCCGCACCACCTCGAGCGCCCGCCCGGACAGCTCTGGCGACGGCATCCCACGACCGCGGGGTGCCGTCGCGTTCAGGTGGCTGAGCAGCCGCAGGGTGATCGACGGCGAGACCAGTGCCTCGCCGTTGCAGGCGGCGCGCACAGCCTCGACCAGCAGGGCCGGCCCGGCGTCCTTGACGACGAAGCCGGCCGCACCGCCGCGCAGCGCGCCGTACACGTACTCGTCGAGGTCGAACGTGGTAACCACGACGACGCGGATCGGATCCTTGACCTGCGGGCCGGCCAGTGCGCGCGTGACCTCGAGCCCGTCGAGTTTGGGCATCCTGATGTCGACCAGGCACACGTCCGGCCGCAACCGCCTGGCCAGTTCGATCGCCTCGGCGCCGTCCGCGGCCTCCCCGACGACGGTGATGTCGGGCTGGTCTTCCAGGATCAGCCGCAGCCCTCTACGGATCATCGCCTGGTCGTCGGCGAGCAGAACCTTGAGGGTCATCTCGGCTCCTCGATGGGCAAGCTCCTGGCGGGCGCGGTTCGGTGGGGAACAGGCAGGGTGGCGCGGACCGACCAGCCCGGTACGCCGGGCCGCGGGCCGGCGTACAGGAAGCCGCCGAGCGTTTCGACGCGTTCGCGCATGCCGATCAGTCCGTACCCCGCGCGGTGGTGAAGGCGGCCCGGATTCGCAGGGGCGTTGTCGGCGACCTCAACGGTGACCGCTTCGGCGTCGCGGGCGACAGTGACGTCGAGCGAAGTGGCGTGGCTCGCGTGTCGCAGGACGTTGGTCAGCGCCTCCTGCACGATCCGGTGGACGGTACTGGTCACTTCCGGCGGCCAGTCGCTCTCGTCGTCGGGCATGGTCAGGTGCACCGGCGGGCCTTGCCGGCTGAAGCGTTCGACCAGTGCGGTCAAGCCTTCAGGCCTGGGCGTGGCGGGGGCTGCGTCGTCGGTGTCGCGCAACAGCCCGAGGACACGGCGCATCGCTGCCATGGCCTCGGTACCAGCAGCTTCGATCTCGATCAGCGATTCGGGCACCTTCTCCGGAGTACGCCGGGCGATGACCTGCGTCGCCTGCGTCTGGATCAGCATGCCGGTGACGTGGTGCGCCACGATGTCGTGCAGTTCCCGGGCAAGCTCCAGCCGCTCGGCCCGGCGTACCCGGTCGGCGAGGTTCCTGGCGCGGTCGTCGAGTCTGCGCAGCAACAGGCCGGTCCCGACGCCCGCAAGCCAGGCGGCTGCGGCGATGGCAGGGACCGCCGACGCGGGCTTGACGGCGAACTGGCCGGCGACGATCAGCAGGCCGGCGCCGGCGATGGCCCCGGCCTGCACGGGCGACAGAGCTCGTACTGCGGATCCGATGAGCACCGCCAAGCCGAGCACCAAGGCAGGTCCCAGACCGACGGGCAGCCGGGTGTCGGGCAGCAGCGGAACGAGGACCGCCAGCGCGGCCACGACGAGACCCGCGACCGCGGTCCAGAAGCGTTCCCGCCGGCGCACGAGCGCGACGCCACACACCACGACGGCGGCGACACAACCGGGAACCCAGTACGCCGCTCCCCAGGTCTGGGCGACCGCGAGCGACTGCACGGCGATGGCGACCAGGAAGGCGACCCCGAGCCCGGCGGTGGACAGGACCCCGACCCATCGGTCCGGAATGGTCACAAAGCTCAGACTACCGACTCACCGGCCAGGGCCTGGGGACGGCGAACGCGATCGAGAACGCGCAAGACCGGTCCCACGACGAGCGCGGCGACCATCCCCGTCGTGGCCAGGACCGTCACGGCAGTGGAGCCCTCGAACCAGGTGGCCCCGACGATCACGACGCCACCCACGGCGACCGCCGCGACCTGGCCGATCGGAAGCGTCCTGATCGCCGAACCGACGAGCACTGCCAAAGCCAGCGCCGTAACGGGCGCCGGCTCCTGCGGCAGATCCTCCGCGGCACTGAGCGACACGGCGACGGCAATCCCCGTCACGGCGAGGCCTGCAATCGTCGTCAGGAGCAACTGCCGCTCGCGCAGCAGCGCGAGGCCGCCGACGACGACCGAGACCGCAGAACAGAACACCCAGGAGGTGCCGCCCCAACTGGTCATCAGCATGAACGCCGTCCAGGCGATCCCCAGCACGAACACGATGGCGAGCCCGAGGTCGTACAACTTGCGAGTCATGCTGCTCAGGCTAGAAATCCTGCGCAGGCAGGGAACCGGCCAAAAGTACGGTCGCCCCTGGCGGCGCCCATGCTTTGGGTCAGTTCTGCAGGTCCGGAACGGCGGGTGGACTGGCCGCACTCAGCACATCGCGTCGGCCCCCTGAGCTTTCCATCGGTCTCCGACCCGCTACTTCAGTTCAGCGGAGGTCTTCCCGAGCAACCTGCGCGCGACGATCAACTGCTGAATCTGCTGCGTGCCCTCGAAAATGTCCAGGATCTTGCCGGTGCGCA from Kribbella flavida DSM 17836 harbors:
- a CDS encoding sensor histidine kinase, whose protein sequence is MILATNRPLRRGLFIAEVVVLLGLNIEQVVRRLVLEDSPPAGEILYFGAGAAIGVLAVLRRWRPGMLAQLATAAIVLSLVCSLIGFLAKPGGRLAGDTETLALILLIGASCHQLRPRQAGGIAVAGGLIVVIAPVLRHGFVSVNLTVAVLWALLWGVGVAVGLILRDADARREAAQIAARNRERLALARELHDLVAHHITGVVVRTQAAQVVLADGQERELLGEIERAGAEALSAVRRLVVMLRSPDQQLPPRAGNLVETIEAAIDGDKAVRLRLAPELAGLSVAPETVSTVHRVLLESLTNVRKHAPDARRITVTVEPAADRHCLRVEVCNDGTRQGRGRNRHSADGYGLIGMSERIDALDGRLTVGEHGEHGWRVLAELPLPGGVVAAQPPERRTAP
- a CDS encoding alpha/beta hydrolase; translation: MIDIAVSRLASTKPEKRRGVLLTNPGGPSPGQNYPAFLVAMGLPQSVRDSYDVIGMDPRGMGRSTPVTCDLSVEQQAAGNVPPYARHAADVTKRAAQVKQIAQQCAASKTAWMLPHTSTANTARDMDRIRVALGEAKISFAGASWGTHLGAVYTTLFPHRSDRIVLDSNVGPDGWDYPNDRLFARGFADRFPDFAKYAAANHREYGLGRTPAQVTAKYFQLAARLDTKPLQTIDGSTFRLLTFVFMYGGQQFPTLAGIWRAVNAGQEPPVPAGTTTATTAGQDADNLISARYYIICNDSRWPRSVHTYQRNVAIDRIRYPLFGAAGANIQPCAFWPEPTQPPVRITDQGPANVLLVQNLRDPATPLAGAHKLLRAFGHRATMVTADQGGHGVYPAGKNQCAKHAVTTFLTTGQRPTHSYHCTADAEPR
- a CDS encoding spore photoproduct lyase family protein — translated: MLTVRLTSGALRDRRSPGWRGSRPQQTAERHPEARPGVVQGNGHLRFTRRPKLWTPKHVLVTRSAGERAHTREVLARVEAAGVTDITLLRSDRISGLGGEDERAAYARAKATLAVVVSPPSARKLQPIAPSADWRLDLARGCPAHCQYCYLAGSLSGPPITRVYADLDDILAGMDAYVGRGTVTSTRTARAGEGTTYEASCYTDPLGIEPVTGSLAAAITHVGTHAFPGPVQLRATTKYGAVDGLLDLPHGGRTRIRASVNADSVAGRFEGGTDPVAVRLAGLGALARAGYPVGLTIAPIMPVEGWREQYTALLESAAAALPADADLTVECITHRFTPGSKEVLESWYPRTKLEMDPERRSRKFGKFGAVKYVYTAAEMRELRTWFDIALADHLPAARSLYWT
- a CDS encoding ABC transporter ATP-binding protein, giving the protein MTAVVASGIDWTAGGVRILDGVDLEARAGEVLGVLGPNGAGKTSLLRILAGLRRPDRGTVLLGGQPLRGAARRTVARRLAIVEQSPEVHSDITVDETVALGRTPYRGTFAPLGRADHAAIDYALAVTGMSAYRDRSWQTLSGGERQRAQLARALAQEPETIVLDEPTNHLDIRYQLETLTLLRGLGLTVVTALHDLNLAARFCDRLAVLAQGRVVATGAPAEVLTATLIQQVYAVDAVVERSAHTGAPSATYLGPSSRSG
- a CDS encoding FecCD family ABC transporter permease — protein: MTKLLKAPSADTVDPEPVAGRRGFAGRMRSTLLIGSFGGALLVSIVVAAFVGTANIGAADVLGIILRHLRLGDLAPVPAPSPLIDALIWESRLPRVLLAGVIGLGLSVCGAVLQSITRNPLAEPYLLGVSSGASTGAVSVMILGLGSGAVTLSTGAFAGALAAFAIVLLLIGGGRVSNPARVVLTGVLVSQFFSALTSLVLMLDGDADATRAFTYWLLGSLGGARWPSLTVAAVVIVAGALCCLFFAPALDAFVFGWDTAASLGIDVTKVRVVLMVLTAVMTAAAVAASGAIGFIGLLVPHIARLLAGGTHRLLLPLTGLGGAIFLIWVDAFARTAFSPREVPVGVITALIGAPVFALVLRKAARQ
- a CDS encoding class I SAM-dependent methyltransferase is translated as MTGTPKPIERLIQRWDDQQAAYINHREQRFAIMGDVLAQLCAGSDEFTADGAGLTVLDLACGPGSLAGRILERFSGARVIGLDYDPVLLALAETWLTGRYGDRFTAVDADLAGAAWVRQLPAGPVHAAVSSTALHWLKPAELVAVYATLGELLPTDGVFMNADHLRYDPRSQPFLTELAALDDEQTQRLAHDGGAQTWDEWWTDAVEIPELGQRLAERERRFADRPPTPHAPLGLHLQALGAAGFGETGTIWRHYDDVVVFARR